Part of the Cellulomonas hominis genome, TTCGCGGACGTCGAGCGGATCGCCGCGGTCGACGGCGTCGACGTGCTCTACGTCGGCCCGTACGACCTCGCTCTGTCCACCGGCCACGGCCAGGTCACCTACCGGGACGACGCCGAGGTCGCCGCGATGATCCAGCACGTCGTCGACACCGCGCTCGCGCACGGCAAGATCCCCGCCGTGCACTGCACCGACCTGCAGATGGTCCGCGACTGGCGCGCCCGCGGCGCCCGGATGCTCACCACCGGCCTGGACACCACGATCGTCCGCGAGGCCATGCAGGCCCACTACCGCGCCGCCGTCGGGGGCTGAGGGATGCGCCTCGACGCCCACCACCACGTCTGGGACCTGGGCGTGCGCCCGCAGCCCTGGATCGGCCCCGACGAGGCGCCGGTCATCGGGCAGACGTTCACGCGGTCCGACTGGGCCGCGGCCGCGGCCGGGACGGGCGTCGAGGCGGCCGTCGTCGTGCAGACCGTGCCCGTCGCGGCGGAGACCCCGGAGCTGCTCGACCTCGCCGCCGCCGACCCGCACGTGCTCGGGGTCGTGGGGTGGATCCCGGGCGAGGGCCACCCGGAGGACGAGATCGCCGCGCTGCTGGCGCACCCGGGTGCCCGGTGGCTGGTCGGGCTGCGGGACCTCACCCAGTTCCGCGACGACCGCGCCTGGCTCGGGTCGGACGCCGCGCGCGCCCGGTCCGCTGCCGCCGGGGCCGCCGGGCTCGCGGTGGACCTGCTGGTCGAGCCGGACCAGATCGCCTCCGCGACGGAGCTCGTGCACCGGACGCCCGAGGTCCGGTACGTGCTGGACCACCTGGGCAAGCCGTCCCTGGACGCGATGCCGGCGCGCGACTGGGGGCGCCTCGTCGCCGGGCTGGCCGAGGCGCCGAACGTCGCGTGCAAGGTCTCCGGCACCGCGACGCTCACCGCCGGCCCGGACGTCCCCGCGCTGCCCGCCTACCTCGCGGAGGCGGCGTCCCGGTTCGGGGCGGACCGGCTGATGTTCGGCTCCGACTGGCCCGTCATGCTGCTGGGCGGCGCGTCGTACGCCGACCAGGTCCGGCGGGTCGAGGACGCCGCGCGGGCCGTCGGGCTGTCCGACGCGGAGGCCGACGCCCTGTGGGGCGGGACCGCCGCGCGCTGGTACCGCCTGCCCGCCGGAGGTGCCGCGTGACCGCGCTGCCGCCGGCCTCGCAGACCGCCGTCGTCATCGACGGCATCAAGGCCATGATCACCGAGGGCATGCTCGCGCCCGGCGACCGGCTCCCCGTCGAGCGCGACCTCGCCGCCCGGTTCGGCGTCTCCCGCGGCTCCCTGCGCGAGGGCGTGCGCGCGCTGGCCACGCTCGGGATCGTCGAGACCCGCCAGGGCGCCGGCACCTACGTCACCTCCCTGGAGCCCGCGCACCTGCTCGGGCCCGTCGGGCTGCTCGCAGACATCACGCCCGCGCACCGGGCGGCCGACCTGCTGGCCGTCCGGCGGGTGCTCGAGTCCGAGGCCGTCGCGCTCGCCGCCCGGCACGCCACCGACGCCGAGCTCGACGCGATGGAGGCGATCCTCGCGGACGCGGAGGCGCGGCTGGCGGGGCCGGGTGCTGCGGACGCCGACGACCTCGCCGCCGCCATCGAGTCCGACACCGCGTTCCACCGGGCCATCGCCGTCGCCGGCCGCAACGGCGCCCTCGCCGCGCTCGTCGACGGGCTGATGAGCCACACCCTGCGCACCCGGCTGTGGCGCACGGTCACCGAGGCCGGGTCCATGCACGACGCGCACCGCGAGCACCGGGACGTCCTCGCCGGGCTGCGGTCCCGGGACCCCGACCTCGCGCGGCTGCGGATGGCCGTGCACCTGGTGGGCGTGGAGCGGTACGCGCTGACGCACCCGGACGAGCCGGCCGCCCCCGCCGCTCCCGCCGACCCCGACACCGAGGAGACCCCGTGACCGTCGAGCGCCACGGCCAGATCGTCCGCCTGCGCCCCGAGAAGCGCGAGGAGTACCTGCGCCTGCACGCCGCCGTCTGGCCGCAGGTCGAGGCCACCCTCACCGCGCACCACGTCCGGAACTACACGATCTTCCTCGTCGACGACACGCTGTTCGCGACGTACGAGTACACCGGGGACGACCACGCCGCCGACATGGCCGGCGTCGCCGCGGACCCCGTCACGCAGGAGTGGTGGCGGCACACCGACCCGTGCCAGGCCCCGTGGGGCTCCGGCACGCCCGCGGGCGCGGGGCCGTGGCGGGACGCGGTCGAGGTCTGGCACCTGGACTGAGCCCGGGCGACTGGCCGGAGTGGAAGGTCCGGGCGGACACGCCGTCGGCGTGCCGGTCCGAACCCTCCACTCTGCGACCGGGCGACGGCCGGGCGGCGGCCGGGTGGGCCAGGTGGGGCTTGAACCCACGACCGACGGATTATGAGTCCGCTGCTCTGACCGGCTGAGCTACTGGCCCCGGTGGCGGCCAGGGTACCGGGAGCTCCCAGCCCGGCGGACTACGGTGGGGCCTCGTGCCGATGTTCTCCCGCCGCCACGCCCTGCCCGACGACGTCCGCCGGTCGCTGGACCTCCCGCCCGGCGACAAGGTGCTCGCCTGCGCGCAGGCCTCCGGCGGCCGCTGGCTCGCCGCGACCCGGCGGGCGCTCTACGTCGTGGACGCCACCCAGGTCACCCGGCACGCGTGGACCGACGTCGACCGGGCGTCGTTCGTCCCGGACCCCGCGGCGATCACCGTGCACTGGGTCACCGGCACCGCCGAGGAGCTGCCCCTGACCCCGCCGCTGCCCGTGGCCTTCGCGCAGACGTTCCGGGAGCGGGTGCAGTCGTCGGTCGTGCACGTCGAGACCGTCACACCCCCCGGCGCGGGCCCGGTCCGCGTCGTGCTGCGCCGCGGCGCCGACGGCGACCTGTTCACGCAGTCCATCGGCTCGGGGCGCGTCGACCTGGCGGACCCGGCCGTCGTCGCGCTGATCGAGGAGGCCGAGGCCCGGGTGCGCGCGGCCGCGGGCCTGCGCGCCTGACGCTCGCCCGGGGCGGCGGCGCTCAGCCGGCCGGGAGGACGACCTTCGACATCGCGATCGCCGACTCCATCGTGATCGTCACGCCGTCCCGCACGGACAGGGTGCCGTGGCCCACCACCCACTCGAGCAGGGCGGCGGCCGCCGCGGCGTAGGCGACGTGCCACAGCGCCGGGTCGGCCGTCAGCGCGCGCACGACACCGGAGGTCATCGGCCACATCGCCGCGAGGAGCTCGGCGGGGGGCGCCTGGAGCGCGCTCCCGGCGGGAAGCAGCGAGCGCCCCCACTCGGGCCGGCCGAGCGTCGCGGACACCGTTCGCACGATCTCGACCACGTCCGGCACCTCGTCGGCACGCCCCAGGGTGCCGGCGGCGCCCGCGACCACCGACCACACCGACAGGCCGTCCTCCAGCAGCGGGCCGTTGAGGCGGTCGCCGAACAGGTAGGAGCGCCCCGCGGCGTCCTGGACCGTGACGAACACCTGCCCTGCCGGGACGCCCTGCAGGACGGCCAGGTCACGCACCGCGCTCTGGCACGCGTACCCGGCGAGGGCACCGGCCGTGCAGAGCAGCGACTCCGCATGCACGCCGCGACGGTCGCCGAGCGCCGCCATCAGGCGCCGCGCGACCTCCTGGGCGGCCACCCGCGCCCCGATCAGCGGGTCCTGCGCCCGCTGCTCCGCGACCTGCCGCAGCAGCGCCGCCAGGGCGGGGTCGACGGGCTCGTCCGGCTCGGGGAAGAACTGCGTACCCGGGGGGTAGGTCATGGTGCTCGCTCTCGTGCGCTCGGCTCCGGCGGCCGTCCTCGCCCCGACGTCCGTGGCCTGCCGCGACGCTGCTCCCGGCCGACCCGACGGCGATGCTCCCACGCCGCGGGCCCGGCCGGAGGAAGTTCCGGGTCCCGATGTCCCGGTGTCCGGAGCACCCTCGGCGGGCTGCTAGAGTTTTCCCCGCGCGATCCCTCGTAGCTCAATTGGCAGAGCATCCGACTGTTAATCGGACGGTTACTGGTTCGAGTCCAGTCGAGGGAGCACCCGACCCCCGTCAGCCCGAGGCTGGCGGGGGTCTTCTGTGTCCGCGCCCGTACTGATCTGCGCGGCGACGCCCCTATCCTCGTGCGGTGCCCGACACCCCGTCCTGCCCCGAGCGCGCCCTCCCCGGCGTCACCGCGTGCTCCCTGTGCGCCGGCGAGACCCTCGGCGACGGGGACCCGCTGCCCGGCGGCCAGATGGCGCGCCTGCGCGCGCTCGCCGACCGCGGCGCCGCCCGGCTGACGCTCGTCGAGTGCCTCGACGAGTGCGAGCGCGGGGACGTCGTCGTCGCCCGGCCCTCCGGCGCGCGGCGGCGGGCCGGCGCGGAGCCGGTGTGGTTCGAGCGGCTGGCCGGGGACCAGGCCACCGGCGTCCTCGAGGCGTGGCTGCGCGACGGCGGCGGCCCGGGCGGCGCGCCGCTGCCGGAGGGCCTCGCGGAGTACGTGATCGACCGCCGCGCCGACGTGCCGGACCCCGCCGTCCCCTGACGCCGGCGGCCACGCGGCGACCGTTCGTCCATCCCCGCCGACCGTGTGTGCACGACGGCCCCCTGGGCCGGTCGGCGCGCGCTGTGGTGGTCTCCCCGGGCTCCCCCGGGCACCGTGGCCAGGAGACGAGGACCCGTCGATGACGACAGCGCGCACGCGACGCGGCACCACCACCGCGGCGGTGCTCACCGGGACGGCCCTGCTGGCGGTCGCCGCCTGCACGGGCGGCACCCCGGAGGACGCCTTCACGACCCGCGAGGTCACCGACGGCCGGACGACGTTCGTCGTCGTGACCAACCCCGGCGACGCCCCGGTGCTGTCGTACGGGGCGGGCAGCGGCGTCGAGCTCCTGTCCGAGCGGGTCGGGGGCCGGACGGTGGCGTTCAAGGACATGAACGCCAACGGCACGCTCGACACCTGGGAGGACTGGCGGGAGTCGCCGGCCGACCGCGCCGCGGCGCTGGCCGGGGAGCTCGCGACCGAGCAGCTCGCGGGCCTCATGCTGTACGGCACGCAGGAGCACTCCCCCGCGGACGGTCTCACCGCCCACCAGGAGCAGTACCTCGCGGAGTCCCACGTCCGGAGCGTGCTCAACGCCGGGCCGAACGACGTGGACGCGAACGTCACCTGGTCGAACGAGGTGCAGGCGTTCGTCGAGTCCCTCGCCACGGCGGACCGGCCGTACGTGCCGGTGAACTTCACGTCCGACCCGCGCTCGACGGCGGGCGCCGCCGGGTACAACTCCCCCGGCGACGACCTCTCGCGCTGGCCCTCGAACCTCGGGCTCGCCGCGACGCGCGACGTCGGCACGGTGCACGAGTTCGCCACCACGATCTCCGCGGAGTACCGGGCGCTGGGCATCGCGACGGCCATGAGCCCGCAGATCGACCTGGCGACCGACCCGCGCTGGCTGCGCACCGAGGGCACGTTCGGCGAGGACGCGGAGCTCACCGCCGCGTTCGCCGCGGCCAACGTCGACGGGTTCCAGAGCTCCCCGGGCGTGGACGGCTGGGGGCCCGAGTCCATCAACGCGATGATCAAGCACTGGGCCGGCGAGGGCCCGGGCGAGGGCGGCCGCGAGCCGCACACGGACGCCGGCAAGTACGCCGTGTACCCAGGCGGGAACTTCGCCACGCACACGCAGGCCTTCCTCGGCGCGCTGGACTCGGCGTCCGTCATGACCTCCTACTCGATCGTGGTCGGTCCCGACGGCGAGCCGCTGTTCGCCGACCGCACGGGCGCGGCGTACGACACGGGCCGGATCGCGCAGCTGCGCGCGGAGTACGACGGCGTCGTCATCACCGACTGGAACGTCACCCGGTCGATCTCCGACGCCGGCTCGACGGGCGGGACGGGCTGGGGCGTCGAGGACCTCACGGAGGACGAGCGGCACGACGCCGTCCTGCGCACCGGGCACGACATGGTCGGCGGCAACAACGACGTCGCGCCGGTGCTGGCGGCGTACGACCTGTGGCAGGCCGACTACGACGCCGGCCGCGTCGGCGTCGACGCGGACACCCGGTTCCGCGAGTCCGCGGCACGCATCCTCCGGATGATGTTCCAGCCGGGGCTGTACGAGAACCCGTACCTCGACCTCGACGAGTCCCGCGCGATCGCCGGGTCCGCCGACAAGGTCGCGGCGGGCTACGAGGCGCAGCTCGACTCGGTCGTCATGCTGAAGAACTCCGACGGGACCGTCGCCCCGGCGGACGCGGACGCGTGGCGGGGCGCGACCGTCTACGTCCCGCGCACCTCCACCCTCGACCTGGGCGGCAAGCTCGGCGGCGTCGTCCCGCCCGAGGGTCCCGGCCTCGACGTCGCCGCCCTGGAGCAGCACGTCGGCGCCGTGGTGACGGACGAGGCGGTGCTCGACGCCGACGGCCGGGTCGTCGGCTACACGGCCCCCGACCTCACCGACGTGGACCTCGTGCTGGTCGGCATGCGCAGCCCGGTCAACGGCACGCACTTCAGCCCGGTCGGCCACGACGACGCGACCGGCGAGTGGTACCCGCTGTCCCTGCAGTACCGCCCGTACACCGCGGACGGCGAGCACGTGCGACGCGTGTCGATCTCCGGGGACGTCCTGCCCGACGGGACGCGCGAGAACCGCTCGTACTACGGCGCGACCTCCCGGATCGCGAACGAGGCGGACCTCGACGCGTTCGAGCGGGCGGTCGCCGCCGTCGGCGCGTCGGGCCGGGACATCCCCGTCGTCACCGTGCTCAAGGCCACGAACCCGACGGTCCCGGCGGAGTTCGAGGCGGCGTCCGACGCGGTCCTCGTCGGCTTCGGGGTGAGCGACGCGGCGCTGGTCGAGGTCGCCCTGGGGCTGCACGAGCCGCAGGGGCGGCTGCCGATGGCGTTCCCGGCGTCGATGGACGCGTTCGAGGCGCAGCTCGAGGACGTCGGCGGGGACACGGAGCCGTACGTCGACGCGGCGGGGAACGCGTACGGGATCGGGTTCGGGTTGGGCTACGGCGGCGTCGTCACGGGGTAGCCGGGGTCCGCCCGCTGAGACGTCCGGCCCGCTGCAGGGCTCACGCGCTGCGGACGTAGTCCTCGATCGCCTGGCGCATGACCGCGCTGGGCGTGCGCCCCTGGTCGCGCGCGAGCCTCACCAGGGCGGCGTCGACCTCGACGGGAAGGCGGACCTGCCGCTTGGGCGAGTGGCCGGAACCGGACGCGGAGAGACGAGGACGGCCACGTCCTCGTCGCGTGGCCGCCTCCATCTCGTCGTCGCTGAGGAACGGCGCCAGGTGGTCGCGGCCCGGCAGCTCACCGCGTCCGGGGGTCACGACCGCGTCCGTCGGGAGTTGCCAGTCGTCTGCGCCGACCTCGGCGGCGAGCCGCTCGTAGTAGTCGTCGTCACCGGCACGTCCGGGTCCGGTCGTCGTGCTCACTGCGCCCTCCTGGCGGCTTCGAGGATCTTCGGTCTGGCATCCATCACGTGGAACACGACGAGGCGCCCGTCGGCGACTTCCGCCATGACCTCCAGCAGGCGACCGTCCAGTCCCGGCCCGATGAACAGGTCAGGCGCTGCCCGGCCGGGAACCCGCGACGACCCGAACGGCGAGATGCGGAACTGGTGCCGGAGCATCGCGTTGACCGCGTCCTCGCGTGAGACGCCATGCTTGTCGGCGCCGCCCGTCCACCGGATGTTCATCGTAGTTCTGTACTCCACAAATGGCTAGAGGCGGTCGCGACGCACTCACCATGCCGGTCGCGCAGGTGCGGGTTCCGGGACGGGAGCCCCTGGACGATCGCGCGTCCTGGGGCGAACGGGGCGGATCGGCCCTGCGACCCCGCGGACTAGCTGTACTGACCAAGACCGTTGTTGACGTGAAGAGAGACCTCCGGGTCGAGTTGGAGCTGTCTAGGAACCGACTCTGACCAACGGAGGTCTCTCATGGCCCACGCTAACGCCCGGCTGACGCCTGCCGGCAGGTTGACCATGGTCCAGCGGATCGGCGCGGGGCGTCCGGTCGCGCACGTCGCTGCGGAGATGGGTGTGTCCAGCACGACCGCGTGGCGGTGGTGGCGCCGGTTCCAGGCCGAGGGGCCCGCCGGGCTCGTTGACCGGTCGAGCGTGGCCCGCAGCCATCCGCGTCGGACCAGCGCCTGCGTCGAGACCCGGGTGCGGATCGCCCGGATGCTGAGCCGTCGCGGGCCGGTCGCGATCGGGCGTCTAGTGGGGTTGCCGGCCTCGACCGTCGGGCGGATCCTGCACCGCCACCGGGTCCCGCGCCTGGCTGACTGCGACCCCGTGACCGGGCAGGTCATCCGGGCGACCCGCCGGTCGGCGAACCGCTACGAGCACCCGCACCCGGGGTCGTTGGTGCACATCGACGTCAAGAAGCTCGGGCGGATCCCCGACGGCGGTGGCTGGCGCGCCCACGGCCGCTCGGAGGAGGTCCGCGGCCGCGGGATCGGCTACGACTACGTCCACACCGCGATCGACGACCACTCCCGCCTGGCCTACGCCGAGATCCACCCCGACGAGAAGGGCGCGACCGCCGCGGGGTTCCTGGCGCGCGCCGCGGGGTTCTACGCAGATCACGGCGTCCGGGTCGAGCGGGTGATCAGCGACAACGCGTTCGCCTACCGCAACTCCCGCGTCTTCCACCAGACCGCGGCCGACCTGGGCATCGTGCAGAAGTTCATCCGCCCGCACTGCCCCTGGACCAACGGCAAGGTCGAGCGGCTGAACCGGACCCTGGCCACTGAGTGGGCCTACTCCCGCATCTGGTCATCCAACGCCGACCGCGCCGCAGCCTTGCCCGCCTGGCTCCAGCACTACAACCTGGAACGACCCCACCTCGGCATCGGCGGACTCACACCCATCGACCGCGTCAACAACGCAACGGGTCAGTACAACTAGCGCCGGCCGCACGCGGTGACGGCCACACCCCGAGGGGGCGGTGTGATGCGCACGGGAACCCGGCCCGTCGGGGCCCTCGTCCTGCTGGCGGCCCTGGCGCTGGCCGGCTGCTCGGGACCCTCGGCGGACGACGCCGGCGACGGCCCCTCGACCCCGCCGGCGACCTCCGCGCCGGCCACGTCCTCCGCCCCGGACGACCCCGAAGACCCCGACGACCCGGCCGACCCCGGGGCCGAGGAGCCGCCCTCGAAGGGTGGTGCCGGCGGCGGCGAGGTCGTCCTGGTCGGGCTGCCGGTCGGCGGCGGGGGCCCGGTCGAGCTGGACGACGGCGTCGGTTGCGTCGAGGTCTTCGGCGCCTCCGAGGGGGTCCGGGCGACGGTCGAGCAGGTCGTCCTGGAGCCGTCGGGGACCGCGCTGCTCCCCGGCGCGTGCGGGAGCGACCACCCGGCGTGCGCCGGCCTGGTCGACTCCTCGTCGTACAGCTGCGCCGTGCGGTTCCGGGCGGCGCCCGGGGCCACCGGGGTCGAGGTGGGGCTGCTGGGCACGCTGGCGTGCGACGACGCCGCGGTGTGCGCCGAGCTCCGCGAGCGGTGGGGCCCGACCGCCGGCGGGGTGCCGTTCGTCTTCGTGCCGGCACAGGGGCCGGGCGACGCGGGGAGCACGGAGCCGGAGGACCCCGGGGCGAGCGAGCCCGCGGACGATCCCCCGGACGATCCCGCCGACGCGCCCGGCACCGACCCGACGGGCGGGGGCTGAGTGCGCTCCGGGCGGCGGGCTCCGGCGCCGGCCGTCCCGGAGCCCGCGCCGGAGCCGCCGCCCGGACCCGGCGCCCCGGGGTGGGGGCAGGTGTGGGGCGTGCTCAGCGGCGTGGTGGCGCCCGCGACCCTGGTCACGGCGCTGCTGTTCTACTTCGGCTACGTCGCGACGCGCGCGCAGTTCCGGTACTTCGGCGTCGACGTCGACACGCTCGGCTACACCACGCAGGAGTTCGTGATGCGGGCGCCGCAGTCCCTGCTCGTGCCGGGGCTGACGCTGCTGCTGGTCACCGCGGCACTCGTCTGGGGCGACGGGCTGGTGCGGCGGTGGCTGGCGCACGCGCCGGCGGCCACCGTGCGCCGGGTCCGGGGCGTGGCCGGCGCGGTGGGCGTGCTGCTCCTCACGGCGGGGGTCGCGCTGGTGGCGCTGTACCGGCCCCTGCTCGACTGGCTCCCGTACCCGCTGGTCACGTCGCTGCTGCTCGGGTCCGGCGCGCTCACCGTCGAGCGGGTTCTCGCCTGGCGGCCCGGCGCGACCGGGTTCCGCGTGGAGCGGGTGCTGCTGCTGCTCGTCGTCCTGGTGGCGACCCTGTGGGCGACGGCGACGGTCGCCGAACGGTCCGGGCGCGGATCGGCCCGCCTGCTCGCCGCCGACCTCACGGACCTGCCGGAGGTGGTCCTCGACACCCCGGGCCGTCTGTTCCCGGGCGACGAGACCGTGCGCGAGCAGGCCCTGCCCGCGAGCGGGTCCGGCTTCGCGTACCGGTACCGCGGGCTGCGGCTGCTCGCCGCGGGCGACGCCACGCTGCTGCTCGTGCCCGAGACGTGGACCGAGTCCGGGTCGACCTTCGTCGTGCCCCTCGCCGACGTCCGCGTGAAGTACCGGTTCGTGGACGATCCGCCGTGACCAGAGCACTCACCCGCCGGCGCCGACTACTCAGAGGGCACGCCGCGACGGGCACCCGGATCCGCAAGCGGCGCCCTCGGTCCCCGCGGTCGACGGGCCACGACCACCCAGATCCGCCCGTGTCCGCCCGCACACCGGGACGTTCGTCTTGCCGCCCTGCGAGGGGCGGTCACATCCTGGGAGGCGGGTCCCGCCGCTGCGCGCGAGCCCCGGGACCGCTCAGGGTCGCGGGCGTGCGCTCGGCCAGACGAGTGCAGGAGAACACCATGACAACCCGCCGAACCCCCGCACGACGCCCGGCGCGCGCGTGCCGCTCCTGCTCGCAGACGGGGGCGACGCGATGAGCGCGCCGGAACGCGAGGCCGACGCGAACGGCCGCGCGGCCGGGGAGCTCGCCGGCGACCGGGCGTTCTTCGGCCACCCGCGCGGGCTGATGACGCTGTTCACCACGGAGCTGTGGGAGCGGTTCAGCTACTACGGGATGCGCGCCATCCTGCTGTACTACCTGACGGACTCGGTCGCGGACGGCGGCCTCGGCATCGCCGAGCGCACCGGCCTCGCGCTGGTGTCGATCTACGGCACGAGCGTGTACCTGCTGTCGGTGATCGGCGGCTGGGTCGCCGACCGGCTGATCGGCGCGCGGCGCTCGACCCTGATCGGCGGCATCATCATCGCCGCGGGGCACGTGTTCCTCGCACTGCCGAGCGCGCCGACGTCCTACCTCGGCATCGCGCTCGTGGCGTTCGGCACGGGCCTGCTGAAGCCGAACGTGTCGAGCATGGTCGGCGACCTGTACGCACGGGACGACCCCCGCCGCGACTCCGGGTTCTCGATCTTCTACATGGGCATCAACATCGGCTCGTTCACCGCGCCGTTCCTGGTCGGCGCCGCGCGGGCGTGGGGCGGGTACCACGCCGGGTTCCTCGTGGCCGCGGTCGGCATGGGCATCGCGCTGGTGTTCTTCGTCGCGGGGGGCAAGTACCTGGGCCGGGCGGGCGGCTCCGCGCCGAACCCCATCCGCCCCGAGGAGCGCCCGAAGCTCGTGCGCGGGTTCGGGCTCCTCGTCCTCGCGGTCGTGGCGGTCGTGGCGGTCGCCGCGCTGGTGTCCGGCGGGCTGAACCTCGACACGTTCATCGACACGATGTCCTACCTGGCGTTCCTCGCCCCGGTGGCGTACTTCGTGGCGATGTACCGCTCACCCAAGGTCACCGACGCGGAGCGGCCGCGGGTCATCGCGTACATCCCGCTGTTCGTCGCGGCGATGCTGTTCTGGATGATCTTCGAGCAGGCGGCGACCACGCTGGCGGCGTTCGCGCAGAACCGCACCGAGCTGTCGTTCTTCGGCGTGACGATCAGCCCGGAGTTCTTCCAGTCGGTCAACCCGCTGTCGATCATCATCCTGGCGCCGGTGTTCGCCTGGATCTGGACGAAGACGCACGACCGCCCGCCGACCGCGACGAAGTTCGCGATGGGCCTCGGCCTGGCGGCGCTGTCGTTCCTGGTGATGGCCGCCGCGTCCGCGTGGATCGGCGACGGCAAGGCCCCCGCGTGGGTGCTGGTGGTCGTCTACGTCATCCAGACGCTCGGCGAGCTGTGCCTGTCCCCCGTCGGCCTCGCGGCGACCACGCTGCTCGCCCCGCGGGCGTTCCGGAACCAGGCGATGGCGGTCTGGTTCCTCGCCCCGGCCGCCGGGCAGGCGATCACGGCGCAGCTCATCAAGGCCACCGAGGGCACCTCGGACACGGCCTACTTCGGCGGCATCGGCGCGGTGGCGCTGCTGTTCGCCGTCGGGCTGCTCGCGCTGTCCCCGTGGGTCACGCGGCACATCCGCCGGGCCGACGAGCTCGAGGGCACGGTGAGCGCCGGCGCCTGACGCTCCCGCCGCGGGCGCGTCAGGCGTTCCGGGCGATCTGGGTGTTGCTGACCTGGGCGCGCGGGCGGACCACGAGGGTGTCGATGTTGACGTGGTGCGGCCGGGTCAGCGCGAACGCGATGACGTCGGCGACGTCGTCCGCGACCAGCGGCTGGTAGCCCTCGTACACCTTGGCCGCCCGCGCCGCGTCGCCCCCGAAGCGCACGAGCGAGAACTCCTCGGTGGCGACGTTGCCCGGCGCGATGTCGATGACCCGCACCGGCTCGCCGATCAGCTCCAGGCGCAGGGTCGTGGTCAGCATCCGCTCCGCGTGCTTGACACCCGTGTAGCCCGCACCGCCCTCGTACGGCGCGATCGCGGCGGTCGACGTCACGACCAGCACGTCGCCGCGGCCGCTGGCCGTGAGCGCCGGGAGCAGCGCCTTCGTCACGCGCAGCGTCCCCAGCACGTTGAGGTCGTACATCCGGCGCCAGCCCTCGAGGTCGGCGTCCGCGACGCGGTCCAGCCCGAGGGCGCCGCCGGCGTTGTTGACCAGCGAGGTCAGCCCGCCGGTGGCCTCGACGTGGGCGGCGAGGCGGGCGACGTCGGCGTCGTCGGTGAGGTCGGCGACGAACGCCTCGGCGCCGGTCTCCTCGGCGAGGGCCGCGAGCCGGTCGGCGCGGCGGGCGACGGCCACGACCTCCCACCCGTCTGCGCGCAGGCGGCGGACGGTGGCCGCGCCGATCCCGCTGGACGCGCCGGTGACGACGGCGCGGAGGGTGGGCGTGGCGGACGTGCTGGACATGCGGGGTCCTCCCAGGTGGGTCGGTCTTCGCCGACGAGGCTACTCAGTGGGTCGGGGACGTGACGGGCGGGGGTCAGAGCCGGGCGTCGAGCTCGGTCAGCACCGCGTCGTACGCCGCGAGCGCCGTCGCGACCTGGGCGTCCGACACGACGCACGGCGGCACGACGTGGATGCGGTTGTCCTGCACGAACGGCAGCAGCCCGCGGTCCAGCAGTCCCGCCTTGACGGCGGCCATCCCGGTGGCCCCGACCGGCTCGCGGGTCGCGCGGTCGGCGACCAGCTCGACGGCCCAGAACACGCCGGTCCCTCGCA contains:
- a CDS encoding amidohydrolase family protein; this encodes MRLDAHHHVWDLGVRPQPWIGPDEAPVIGQTFTRSDWAAAAAGTGVEAAVVVQTVPVAAETPELLDLAAADPHVLGVVGWIPGEGHPEDEIAALLAHPGARWLVGLRDLTQFRDDRAWLGSDAARARSAAAGAAGLAVDLLVEPDQIASATELVHRTPEVRYVLDHLGKPSLDAMPARDWGRLVAGLAEAPNVACKVSGTATLTAGPDVPALPAYLAEAASRFGADRLMFGSDWPVMLLGGASYADQVRRVEDAARAVGLSDAEADALWGGTAARWYRLPAGGAA
- a CDS encoding FadR/GntR family transcriptional regulator — translated: MTALPPASQTAVVIDGIKAMITEGMLAPGDRLPVERDLAARFGVSRGSLREGVRALATLGIVETRQGAGTYVTSLEPAHLLGPVGLLADITPAHRAADLLAVRRVLESEAVALAARHATDAELDAMEAILADAEARLAGPGAADADDLAAAIESDTAFHRAIAVAGRNGALAALVDGLMSHTLRTRLWRTVTEAGSMHDAHREHRDVLAGLRSRDPDLARLRMAVHLVGVERYALTHPDEPAAPAAPADPDTEETP
- a CDS encoding L-rhamnose mutarotase, which encodes MTVERHGQIVRLRPEKREEYLRLHAAVWPQVEATLTAHHVRNYTIFLVDDTLFATYEYTGDDHAADMAGVAADPVTQEWWRHTDPCQAPWGSGTPAGAGPWRDAVEVWHLD
- a CDS encoding glycoside hydrolase family 3 N-terminal domain-containing protein, translating into MTTARTRRGTTTAAVLTGTALLAVAACTGGTPEDAFTTREVTDGRTTFVVVTNPGDAPVLSYGAGSGVELLSERVGGRTVAFKDMNANGTLDTWEDWRESPADRAAALAGELATEQLAGLMLYGTQEHSPADGLTAHQEQYLAESHVRSVLNAGPNDVDANVTWSNEVQAFVESLATADRPYVPVNFTSDPRSTAGAAGYNSPGDDLSRWPSNLGLAATRDVGTVHEFATTISAEYRALGIATAMSPQIDLATDPRWLRTEGTFGEDAELTAAFAAANVDGFQSSPGVDGWGPESINAMIKHWAGEGPGEGGREPHTDAGKYAVYPGGNFATHTQAFLGALDSASVMTSYSIVVGPDGEPLFADRTGAAYDTGRIAQLRAEYDGVVITDWNVTRSISDAGSTGGTGWGVEDLTEDERHDAVLRTGHDMVGGNNDVAPVLAAYDLWQADYDAGRVGVDADTRFRESAARILRMMFQPGLYENPYLDLDESRAIAGSADKVAAGYEAQLDSVVMLKNSDGTVAPADADAWRGATVYVPRTSTLDLGGKLGGVVPPEGPGLDVAALEQHVGAVVTDEAVLDADGRVVGYTAPDLTDVDLVLVGMRSPVNGTHFSPVGHDDATGEWYPLSLQYRPYTADGEHVRRVSISGDVLPDGTRENRSYYGATSRIANEADLDAFERAVAAVGASGRDIPVVTVLKATNPTVPAEFEAASDAVLVGFGVSDAALVEVALGLHEPQGRLPMAFPASMDAFEAQLEDVGGDTEPYVDAAGNAYGIGFGLGYGGVVTG
- a CDS encoding CopG family ribbon-helix-helix protein; this encodes MSTTTGPGRAGDDDYYERLAAEVGADDWQLPTDAVVTPGRGELPGRDHLAPFLSDDEMEAATRRGRGRPRLSASGSGHSPKRQVRLPVEVDAALVRLARDQGRTPSAVMRQAIEDYVRSA
- a CDS encoding IS481 family transposase — protein: MAHANARLTPAGRLTMVQRIGAGRPVAHVAAEMGVSSTTAWRWWRRFQAEGPAGLVDRSSVARSHPRRTSACVETRVRIARMLSRRGPVAIGRLVGLPASTVGRILHRHRVPRLADCDPVTGQVIRATRRSANRYEHPHPGSLVHIDVKKLGRIPDGGGWRAHGRSEEVRGRGIGYDYVHTAIDDHSRLAYAEIHPDEKGATAAGFLARAAGFYADHGVRVERVISDNAFAYRNSRVFHQTAADLGIVQKFIRPHCPWTNGKVERLNRTLATEWAYSRIWSSNADRAAALPAWLQHYNLERPHLGIGGLTPIDRVNNATGQYN